The region CATCTGGGCCGTGGGCTGGTTATAAATGCTGGACCACGATTTGCCGCCGTCGAAGGTGACCGTACCGCCCCCGTCGTTGGCCTGTACCATTCGGTTGGTGTCGTTGGGGTCAATCCAGAGCTGGTGGTTGTCGCCGTGGGGCGGGTCCACTTTTTTGTAAGTTTTGCCGCCATCTTTCGATTTCCACATGTCGATGTTTAGCACCCAGATGGTCTCGCTGTCTTTGGGGTCGGCCGCGAGGTGATGGTAGTACCAGGGGCGTTGAAACAAGTCGGCAAACTGGCTGACAAGCTGCCAGGTTTTCCCGGCATCGTCGGTGCGGTACACGCCCGTCTGTTCATTCTCGGCTTCGATAATGGCCCAGATGCGGTCGGGTTTGGATGGCGAAAGGGCCAGTCCGATGCGGCCCCGGTTGGTGCCCGTGGGCAGTCCGGTGTTTCGGGTAATATCGGTCCAGGTGTCACCCCCGTCCATCGATTTGTGGATGCCCGCTCCCGGCCCGGCACTGCGAACGCCCCACGGAAACCGGCGGAATTCGAAGGTAGAGGCATACAGCGTTTTAGGATTCGCCGGGTCGATGGTAAGGTCAATGGCACCAACATTCGGGTTTTTGTAGAGAACTTTCTTCCAGCTTTTACCGCCGTCCTGCGTCCGGAAAATACCCCGTTCTTCATTAGGACCAAAGGCATGACCCAAAGCCGCTACGTACACAACATCCGGATTGGTGGGGTCGATGATCACCTGACCAATGTGGTAGGTATCGGCCAAACCGATATGTTTCCATGTCTTCCCCGCATCGGTCGACTTATAGACTCCATCACCATGCGAGAGATTGCCTCGTAGCGTATGCTCACCCATGCCCACATACAAGATGTTGGGATTTGATTTCGACACGGCAATGGCACCAACAGAACCGGTCTTGAAGAATCCATCCGAAATATTCTGCCAGGTGATGCCGCCATTCTCTGTTTTCCACGCACCTCCGCCGGTAGTGCCCATGTAAAACACGAGTCGCTCGGTGGGGTGCCCCGCTACACAAACGGAACGCCCTCCCCGGAAGGGACCAATATTGCGCCATTGCATGGCTTTCATGATGGATGCCTGAGTGGGGTCAATAGCCGCTGGAGTCGTTTGGGCCTGCGTTACTACGCTGCTCAGGAGAGCTAGCAGGCAAAGGAAGGGATAGGGTAGTCGTTTTAACATAGTCTGGGTGATGAGGTTGGGTTTTGGCGCGTGCTGGCGCGGGCATCTGCTCGTGCCTTTTATGTTGCAAGCATTCGCTTGCGTCAGTGAATACTGACTTTATGAAAAGGCACGAGCATATGCTCGCGCCAGCTTCACAATCACATACCAATATTTTTTGCCGTTTTCGTTTTGAGCAGCGTATCCAGTTCGGCTAGTTGCTTGTTTAGGTCGGCGGTGAGTTCCTCGTAAACTTTGTAAGAGCCGTTGGTCGGTTTGGCATCGCCGGATTCAATGCTGCGCCAGAGAGCCGCCAGCCGGTTGTTGAGCTTGATCGGGAAGTTCAGCGGGTCCTGACCACTTTGATTCCGAATCTGATAGAGGTTTTCTTCGATGATGTTCAACTGCTCTTTCAGCTTTTTATTGGTAGGGCTGTCGGGTTGTTTGGCCAGCTTCTCCTTCACCGCCCGAATCTGAATCACCGCGTCGTTGGCTTTGCTCGTCTCGTCCCGCAGTTTCATCGCCATCTTGAATTGCTCCTGCACATCGGCTTGGGAGACGCCCTTCAGTCGTGGGTCAAGCTTAATCTCGAAGGGTTGAGTGAACGTTTGATCGCCTACGGTTAACCGCACTTGATACTGACCGGGCAACGCCAGTGGTCCGGACGTAGGCCGGGCTCCCCACATGATCATCCCTTTGAAATAAGTGGCACCGGGGTAGCGCAGGTCCCACTCGTAGCGGTTCAGACCAGCGGCCGTGGTGGGTAGTTTGATTTTGGGTTTCCCTGAATCGTCGTCATCCTCATCATCTTTAGGGTAAGAGGGTTTGTTGCCCGTAAACGACTGAATCAGCGTTCCGGCGGCATTAAGAATCTCAATTTTCACACTGTCCGCTTTCTTCGCCAGATAGTACTGGAAGACGGCTGGCTGTACCCGACGAACAGCATAGTAGGGCTTGAAGAGGTGAACAGCCTTCTTGGCCAGATCGGGCGTAAACTCCCGAACGGGAGCTACATCGTCCAGCACGTAGATCGACCGGCCGTGCGTACCAATGACAATGTCTTTCTCCGTTACCTGAATGTCTGAGATTTGGGTATCGGGCAGTTTCAGTTGCATGGGCTGCCAGTTCTCGCCGTCGTTGAAGGAAACCCAAACGCCATGTTCCATACCGGCGTAGAGCAGGCCGGGACGCGTGATGTCTTCGCGAATGGCATGGGCGTAATCGTCCGCACGTAATCCAGTAATGATCTTTTTCCAGGTCTTCCCGTAATCATCCGTTTTCCAGAGATAGGGCGTGCGGTCGTCCATCTGGTAGCGTTTGGCCGCTACATAGGCCGTGCCGGGTTTGTGCCGCGACGCTTCGATAATACTCACGCGGGTATGTTTGGGCATATCCGGCGGGGTGATTTTCTGCCAGCTCTTGCCGTGGTCGCGGGTGATGTGAATCAGCCCGTCGTCGGAGCCCGCCCAGATGGTGTTCACGTCGTGGTAGGAGGGAGCCAGTGCAAAAACGGTCGCGTAAATCTCCGGGCCGTTCATGTCCATCGTAATGACACCACCGCTTTTCCCCAGCGTAGCCGTGTCGGCCAGGGTAAGGTCGGGGCTGATTTTATCCCAGCTTTGTCCCTCGTTGGTCGATACCCATACGTGCTGTGAACAAACGTAAAGCCGGTTCGGGTCTTTGGGCGAAAAAACAATCGGGTACGTCCACTGCCAGCGTTCGGGCAGAGCACTGGCGGGTTCGCCGGAGAAGAAACGCGGGTACACCTGCACATCGCGGGTTTGGCCCGTCGTGCGGTCGTAGCGGGTAAGTAATGCACCCTGGCTGCCCGCGTAAAAGATGTTCGGGTTCTTGGGGTCCTGGGCAATGTAGCCGCTTTCGCCACCACCCACTTCGTAAGTCCATTCGCTCTTTTTGATGGAATTACTGCGGGCCATCTGATTCCCCCAGCCTTCGCTGGCTACGGCTACGGTGGTGTTGTCCTGTTGGGCACCGGCTACATGGTAGGGGAAATCGTTGGTAGCTGTAATGTGATAAAGTTGCGCGGTCGGGAAGTTTTCATCCGTCCAGGTTTTACCGCCGTTGACCGAAACAGCCGCACCGCCGTCATTGGACGTAATCATTCGGGTCGAATCGGCCGGGTCGATCCACAAGTCGTGGTTATCGCCGTGCGGTACTTTTAACGATTTATTGAACTTTACCCCACCATCCGACGATTTGAAAAAGTCGACATTCAGGCAGTAAACGCCGTTTTTGTCGAGGGGATCAGCATAAATTCGGGAGTAATAAAACGCCCGCTGGCGAAGCTTGCGCTCGTCGTTGACGTGTTTCCAGGTCATCCCGGCGTCGTCGGAGCGGTATACGCCCCCGTCTTCGGCCTCGACGATGGCCCACACCCGGTTGGGGTCGACGGGCGAAACGGTCACGCCAATTTTACCGACGGTTCCTTTAGGCATGCCTGGTTTACGGGTCAGCTCGGTCCAGGTTTCGCCCCCGTCCGTCGATTTGAACAGGCCGGAGTCACCCCCGCCCCCCCACATTTTCCAGGGTTTGCGGTACACCTGCCAGAGAGAGGCATAGAGTACATTGGGATTGGTTCGGTCGATGATCAGGTCGATACCACCGGCCTTATCGCTTTTGTAGAGGACTTTCTTCCAGGATTTACCGCCATCGGTGGTCCGGAAAATGCCCCGCTCTTCGTTAGGGCCGTAGGGGTGTCCCAGAGCAGCCACGTAAACAATATCAGGGTTGGTGGGGTGAATCCTGACACGGGCAATGGCCTGGGTGTTTCTCAACCCAATGTTGGTCCAGGTTTTCCCGGCATTGGTCGATTTGTACACTCCATCGCCCTGCATGATGTTACCGCGAAGCTGTGTTTCGCCTGTACCGATATAGACCACATCGGGATTGGATTCAGCAACCGCAACGGCCCCTACAGACGAACTTGTCAACTGACCATCCGTAACGGGTGCCCAGCTTTGGCCGCCATCGGTAGTTTTCCATAAGCCACCGCCAACGGCTCCGAAATAATATTCCTGTTTGCGGCTCGGCGACCCCGCAGACCCCAGCGACCGGCCACCCCGGGTTGGGCCGATGTTGCGCCAGGCCATGCCTTTAAAAACGGGGTTGATGGCCGTATCGGGCTTCGTTGCTGGCTGAGCCCAAAGCGGGTTGCTGAGTACCAGACTGCAACTAATTGCCAGAAAGTAAAAGGCGAAATACTTCATACAGGCAGATTGAATATGATAATAAAAAGATTCTTTGTTGTATTGAGGTGAGGTCATTTTAAGATGGGCGGGAGCCAGAACAGCGGTTAAGGTTACGTTAGGCAAACTTAGGAAAGTCCAATCCCAATTCACAGGAATAGCGTTGAGAAAAATATTCTGATTTTTCAGGCCAGTTCCTTATTTTAAGCTGAATTGAAGGGTAGGGGTCAATTTATTTTAGCGCCTATTTTCCTGAATGCCAAATAATCGTAAGTCGATTTGATTATATTCTGCCAGGAATGAGCATAGTCTTCATAGCTTTGCCACATTAAAAAGTTTTAATGTGGTGACGTATATGAAACGGCTTTTAGGTTTAATTCTCGGTTTATTGCCTTTTTGGACATCTGCTCAGACGCTATTGGTGCGTGATAAAACTACGCTTCAATCCATTGAGAATGTGGAGGTCAGAAGACTGTCGCCGGGGGCATCACAGCCGATTTTTACAGACCGTTCAGGTCAGGCAGATGCATCAGCGCTAACCGGTACCGACAACGTTGTTTTCCGCCGGGTGGGTTACCAGACCGTTCGGTATTCAATGGAGCAGCTTCGGACGCTGAATTTTACCGTGCTGATGGCCGAAAAGCAACTGGCAATCAATGAGGTCGTCGTGGCCGCTAGCCGTACTACCGAGTCGCTTTTGAAAGTGGCTCAGCCTATTCGGGTCTTTACCCGGAATGAGCTGCGCTTTCTGAATCAGCCAACCATGGCCGAGGTGTTGCAGCAAAGTGGTCAGGTACTGGTTCAGAAGAGCCAATTGGGTGGTGGTAGCCCGATTCTTCGTGGTTTTGAAGCCAATAAAGTGCTGATGGTTGTCGACGGCGTTCGGATGAACAATGCCATCTTTCGGGGAGGGCACCTTCAGAATATCCTGACCATCGACAATGCCGCTGTCGAACGGATGGAAGTCGCGCTGGGGCCAGGATCGGTGGTGTACGGCAGCGATGCGCTGGGCGGTGTTATCTATGTACAGACTTTATCGCCCAAACTGAGCGTGTCCGAAAACACGGCCGTCAACGCCAATGGCTTTGTTCGATACGGCAGTGCCATGAACGAAAAAACCGCTCACGCCGACTGGAACCTTGGCTTTCGGAAGTGGGCGTTGACAACCAGCGTAACCGGTTCGGACTTTGGTGATCTCCGGCAGGGAAAACAGCGGAACGCCGATATGGGACAACTGGGTTTACGGCCCTTCTTCGCAGGGTTTGAAAACAATACGGATGTGAAGATCACCAATCCTGACCCGCTGGTTCAGACACCGTCGGGCTATAAACAGATCGATCTATTGCAAAAAGTGTTGTTTCAGCCGAATGAACGGACGCAGCATTTGCTGAACGTTCAGTTTTCGACCAGCAGTGATATTCCGCGCTACGACCGGCTCACGGAAGTCGACGCAAAAGGGAATCCGAGCCATGCTCAGTGGTATTATGGGCCGCAGAAACGCCTGTTAACATCGTACGGTCTGACCAAACAGTTTACTTCCGGTATAGCCGATGAACTCAAATTGATTGCCGCTTACCAGTCAATAGAAGAAAGTCGGCATAACCGTCGCTTCGGAAATTACGGATTGCAGCACCGAACGGAAAACGTGAATGTCTGGACGCTGAACGCCGATTTGAAAAAGAAACTAGCCGACTCGCATACCCTGCGCTACGGCCTGGAGGGAACCTACAACACCGTTCAGTCGACGGCGTACCGACAAAATGTACAGACCGGAAAAATAGACCCGCTGGACACGCGCTACCCCGATGGCGGAGCCAATACCCAGTCGTTGGCGGGGTATGTGTCGGGAACGCTGGACGTGAGCACTCGTTCCACACTGACCTATGGCGCCCGCTATGCCTATAATCGATTGTACGCGAAATTCAATGACAAAACATTCTTCCCGTTTCCGTTCAATGATATCACCCAGCAGTCGGGTGCCGTTACGGGTAGTCTTGGTTGGGTAACGCGCCTGCAGGGAGAGTGGCAACTGGCCACGTCGGTTTCGTCGGGGTATCGCGTGCCGAATGTGGATGATCTGGCCAAAGTGTTCGAGTCGGTGGCCGGAAATCTGATCGTTCCCAATCCCAATCTGAAACCGGAGCGCACCTACACCTTCGATGCCGGTGTTCGCAAGCAGATTGCCGAACGCGTTTCGTTCGAAGCAGAAGGCTTTTATACGATCTACAATAATGCTATCAACACCCAGCCGGGCATGTTAAACGGACAATCCCAAATCGACTACAACGGTCGCAGCAGTCGGATCGTTACCCAGGTCAATTCGCAGCAGGCGCGGTTATTCGGGTTCAACGCGCAGCTTTCGGCCGATCTGACTCAGTCGCTTACCGTGTTCGGCACCGTAACCTATACAAAAGGCCGTATCCGGACCGACTCCGTGGGCTACCCCCTCGACCACATTCCACCGCTGTATGGCAAAGGCGGCATCCGGCTAACGATCAGACAATTTCGGGCTGAGGCCAATGTTCTATTTAATGGATGGAAACGGTTGAAGGATTACAATCTGGTAGGGGAGGATAACATCGTGTACGCAACATCACAGGGTATGCCCGCCTGGCAAACGGTTAATCTCAGAACCAGCTATCAGGTGAATCGCAACTTGCAGATGCAGGCCTCGCTGGAAAATATTCTGGATCGAAACTATCGCGTTTTTGCATCGGGAATCAGCGCGCCCGGCCGGAATCTAATACTCACCTTGCGGGGAACGCTATAAATAGCAGGTCTGCGACTGATTTAATGCCTTTTCTCCAAGTCCATGTATTATTTTGCAACATCCCTAACTAACCGAATTTTTCATGGTAAATAGAAAATTTACATTTAGTATAATCGCTTTGGCAATTGTCTGTTCATCTGTCGATCTAGCCTTTGCCCAGCGGAAAAGTAAACCAGTTGCTAAATTAACATCGGCACAATCGACTGACAGCCTCATCAACGGCTTGCGGTGGCGTAACATCGGCCCCTTTCGCGGTGGGCGGTCACTGGCTGTTTCCGGGCATTCGAGCCAGCCGCTTACGTATTATTTTGGTGCTACGGGCGGTGGCGTCTGGAAAACGGTCGATGGCGGGGCCAACTGGTTCATGGTCTCGGATAGTACCTTTAAATCCAGCTCAGTAGGTGCAGTTGCCGTGGCCCCTTCCGATCCGAACACGATTTACGTGGGCATGGGCGAAGCCGATATCCGCAGCAACATTGCCAATGGCGATGGAGTCTATAAATCGACCGACGCGGGTAAAACCTGGAAACATATTGGTCTGAAAATGGCCGATGCGGTCGCTAGTATTGAGGTTCATCCGACCAATCCCGATGTGGCGTATGTGGCCGCTTTGGGGAATCCGTTTGCGCCTAACAAAGAGCGGGGCCTGTTTCGTACCACCGATGGCGGTAAAAGCTGGAAGGCCATTCTGACAAAAAACGATAGTACCGGTGCTATTGTCGTGAAACTCGATCCTAACAACCCGTCGATCGTTTACGCGTCGATGTGGCAGGCGTACCGCAATAGCTATATGATGAGCAGTGGCGGTCCCGGTTGCGGTTTGTATAAATCGACCGACGGGGGCGACACCTGGACTAACCTGAGCACCAAACCCGGTATGCCCAAAGGGCTGTTGGGCAAAATTGGCATTACCGTTTCGCCCGCCAACTCGAACCGGCTTTATGCCATGGTCGAGAACGCTAAGGGTGGTTTATACCGCTCCGACGATGCCGGTGAATCTTGGCAGTTGATCAACGAAGACAAGAATCTCTGGCAGCGGCCCTGGTATTATATGATGCTAGCCGCCGATCCCCAAGACGAAAACGGCTTGATCGTACTGAACGTGAATGCCCTGAAATCGTATGATGGCGGTAAGACATTTTCGACCATTGGCGTACACCACGGCGATACGCATGACATTTGGTGGAACCCCAAAAATCCGCAGAACTTCATCATTGCCGACGATGGTGGTGCCGAAGTGACCTATAATGGTGGGGCAACCTTTTCCGATATTGATATTCCAACCTCCCAGTTTTACCACGTAGCCGTTGATAATGATTTTCCCTACAACCTCTACGGAGCCCAGCAGGATAACTCTTCTATCCGGATTGCCAGCCGCACTACCGAGTATTCCATTGGCAAATCGGCCTGGTACCCGGTATCGGGTGGTGAGTCTGGTTATATCACACCCGACCCGAACAATCCGAACGTGACCTACGGCGGTAGCTATGATGGCCTGATTACCCGCTACGATAAAGCGACGGATCAGAATCAGGTTATCAATGTGTATCCAGAGTACTTCATGGGAGCCCCTTCATCAGCGCGGAAGTACCGTTTTCAGTGGACGTACCCCATCGTTTTCTCGCCCCACGACAGTAAAACGCTGTACATCACCTCGCAGTACCTGCACCGGAGTACGGACAATGGCCATTCGTGGCAGGACATCAGCCCCGATCTAACCCGTAATGACCCCAAAACGCAGGGCGATACGGGCGGCCCGATCACCAAAGACAATACGGGGGCCGAAACCTTCCCCACGATCTTCACCTTTGCCGAATCGCCGGTAGAAAAAAACATCTTCTGGGCCGGTTCCGACGATGGGCTGATGCACATTAGTCGGGACGGCGGCAAAAACTGGCAGAATATCACCCCCCCGGTGTCCATGCTGCCCGAAATGGCAATCATGAGCATGGTTCACCCGTCTGACCATACGGCGGGTAAGGCCTATCTGGCGGCCAAGCGGTACATGTCCGGCGACCGTAAACCCTATATGTTCAAAACGACCGATTATGGCAAAACCTGGACGAGCATCACGGCGGGTATTCCATCGGACGAGCATTGCCATGTAGTGCGCGAAGACCCGAATAAACCTGGTCTGTTATACGCTGGAACCGAGCGTGGGGTGTATGTATCCTTCAACGATGGCGGTTCGTGGGAGAAGTTAAGCATGAACCTGCCCGTTACGCCTGTGCGTGATTTGCAAATTCAGAAGCGCGAAAAAGATCTGGTCATTGCCACTCACGGGCTGGCATTCTGGATCATGGACGACATTACACCGCTGCATGAACTGATGGA is a window of Spirosoma linguale DSM 74 DNA encoding:
- a CDS encoding glycosyl hydrolase, BNR repeat-containing protein (KEGG: amc:MADE_01526 glycosyl hydrolase, BNR repeat- containing protein) encodes the protein MVNRKFTFSIIALAIVCSSVDLAFAQRKSKPVAKLTSAQSTDSLINGLRWRNIGPFRGGRSLAVSGHSSQPLTYYFGATGGGVWKTVDGGANWFMVSDSTFKSSSVGAVAVAPSDPNTIYVGMGEADIRSNIANGDGVYKSTDAGKTWKHIGLKMADAVASIEVHPTNPDVAYVAALGNPFAPNKERGLFRTTDGGKSWKAILTKNDSTGAIVVKLDPNNPSIVYASMWQAYRNSYMMSSGGPGCGLYKSTDGGDTWTNLSTKPGMPKGLLGKIGITVSPANSNRLYAMVENAKGGLYRSDDAGESWQLINEDKNLWQRPWYYMMLAADPQDENGLIVLNVNALKSYDGGKTFSTIGVHHGDTHDIWWNPKNPQNFIIADDGGAEVTYNGGATFSDIDIPTSQFYHVAVDNDFPYNLYGAQQDNSSIRIASRTTEYSIGKSAWYPVSGGESGYITPDPNNPNVTYGGSYDGLITRYDKATDQNQVINVYPEYFMGAPSSARKYRFQWTYPIVFSPHDSKTLYITSQYLHRSTDNGHSWQDISPDLTRNDPKTQGDTGGPITKDNTGAETFPTIFTFAESPVEKNIFWAGSDDGLMHISRDGGKNWQNITPPVSMLPEMAIMSMVHPSDHTAGKAYLAAKRYMSGDRKPYMFKTTDYGKTWTSITAGIPSDEHCHVVREDPNKPGLLYAGTERGVYVSFNDGGSWEKLSMNLPVTPVRDLQIQKREKDLVIATHGLAFWIMDDITPLHELMDVKQGGKSVAHMHLFKPRHAYRMEGGAGNSRRGRAAPSDEGENAQNGVITRYYLKSKPTKELRLIYMTTAGDTISAYSSTKDKKGQPLKIAKEFYQDETATRPGSIPASPGMNVFVWDMRYPDATAVDGINVMWTGRGTGAKVIPVMYKVRMLLGDSLISEQPIEIRKDPRLAITAAEYQEQFDLLQKINGKLSETHKAINQLRQIRTQINGYTSGVKEPKVAEKFKNAAKPILDELDKIESTLMQPKSKAPQDALAYPIRLNDKIAGVASVVSSADTKPTKSSYTAYDDLSKQIDTALTKLKEVINTQVPGFNKMVTEQQVPAIILN
- a CDS encoding glycosyl hydrolase BNR repeat-containing protein (PFAM: glycosyl hydrolase BNR repeat-containing protein~KEGG: amc:MADE_01526 glycosyl hydrolase, BNR repeat- containing protein) — translated: MKYFAFYFLAISCSLVLSNPLWAQPATKPDTAINPVFKGMAWRNIGPTRGGRSLGSAGSPSRKQEYYFGAVGGGLWKTTDGGQSWAPVTDGQLTSSSVGAVAVAESNPDVVYIGTGETQLRGNIMQGDGVYKSTNAGKTWTNIGLRNTQAIARVRIHPTNPDIVYVAALGHPYGPNEERGIFRTTDGGKSWKKVLYKSDKAGGIDLIIDRTNPNVLYASLWQVYRKPWKMWGGGGDSGLFKSTDGGETWTELTRKPGMPKGTVGKIGVTVSPVDPNRVWAIVEAEDGGVYRSDDAGMTWKHVNDERKLRQRAFYYSRIYADPLDKNGVYCLNVDFFKSSDGGVKFNKSLKVPHGDNHDLWIDPADSTRMITSNDGGAAVSVNGGKTWTDENFPTAQLYHITATNDFPYHVAGAQQDNTTVAVASEGWGNQMARSNSIKKSEWTYEVGGGESGYIAQDPKNPNIFYAGSQGALLTRYDRTTGQTRDVQVYPRFFSGEPASALPERWQWTYPIVFSPKDPNRLYVCSQHVWVSTNEGQSWDKISPDLTLADTATLGKSGGVITMDMNGPEIYATVFALAPSYHDVNTIWAGSDDGLIHITRDHGKSWQKITPPDMPKHTRVSIIEASRHKPGTAYVAAKRYQMDDRTPYLWKTDDYGKTWKKIITGLRADDYAHAIREDITRPGLLYAGMEHGVWVSFNDGENWQPMQLKLPDTQISDIQVTEKDIVIGTHGRSIYVLDDVAPVREFTPDLAKKAVHLFKPYYAVRRVQPAVFQYYLAKKADSVKIEILNAAGTLIQSFTGNKPSYPKDDEDDDDSGKPKIKLPTTAAGLNRYEWDLRYPGATYFKGMIMWGARPTSGPLALPGQYQVRLTVGDQTFTQPFEIKLDPRLKGVSQADVQEQFKMAMKLRDETSKANDAVIQIRAVKEKLAKQPDSPTNKKLKEQLNIIEENLYQIRNQSGQDPLNFPIKLNNRLAALWRSIESGDAKPTNGSYKVYEELTADLNKQLAELDTLLKTKTAKNIGM
- a CDS encoding TonB-dependent receptor (PFAM: TonB-dependent receptor; TonB-dependent receptor plug~KEGG: pag:PLES_50951 haem/haemoglobin uptake outer membrane receptor PhuR precursor), with product MKRLLGLILGLLPFWTSAQTLLVRDKTTLQSIENVEVRRLSPGASQPIFTDRSGQADASALTGTDNVVFRRVGYQTVRYSMEQLRTLNFTVLMAEKQLAINEVVVAASRTTESLLKVAQPIRVFTRNELRFLNQPTMAEVLQQSGQVLVQKSQLGGGSPILRGFEANKVLMVVDGVRMNNAIFRGGHLQNILTIDNAAVERMEVALGPGSVVYGSDALGGVIYVQTLSPKLSVSENTAVNANGFVRYGSAMNEKTAHADWNLGFRKWALTTSVTGSDFGDLRQGKQRNADMGQLGLRPFFAGFENNTDVKITNPDPLVQTPSGYKQIDLLQKVLFQPNERTQHLLNVQFSTSSDIPRYDRLTEVDAKGNPSHAQWYYGPQKRLLTSYGLTKQFTSGIADELKLIAAYQSIEESRHNRRFGNYGLQHRTENVNVWTLNADLKKKLADSHTLRYGLEGTYNTVQSTAYRQNVQTGKIDPLDTRYPDGGANTQSLAGYVSGTLDVSTRSTLTYGARYAYNRLYAKFNDKTFFPFPFNDITQQSGAVTGSLGWVTRLQGEWQLATSVSSGYRVPNVDDLAKVFESVAGNLIVPNPNLKPERTYTFDAGVRKQIAERVSFEAEGFYTIYNNAINTQPGMLNGQSQIDYNGRSSRIVTQVNSQQARLFGFNAQLSADLTQSLTVFGTVTYTKGRIRTDSVGYPLDHIPPLYGKGGIRLTIRQFRAEANVLFNGWKRLKDYNLVGEDNIVYATSQGMPAWQTVNLRTSYQVNRNLQMQASLENILDRNYRVFASGISAPGRNLILTLRGTL